In one window of Parcubacteria group bacterium DNA:
- a CDS encoding nucleoside-diphosphate kinase: MANPAIKERSLVILKPDAIQRSLMGEIIKRIERTGLKFVAMKFVVLDEETLWKHYNKDDVWFEKKGGNIVREMEERGIAVEKPAIEYGKDILRHLISFMTSGPVLAMIVEGNGATGVVAKLVGGTEPLTADIGTIRADFTIDSYALAGLDGRAVRNLVHCSESPSEAEREIALWFTEDEVINYRLVQDAILYDVNLDGILE, encoded by the coding sequence ATAAAAGAACGATCACTGGTAATTCTCAAACCGGACGCAATTCAGAGATCTTTGATGGGAGAGATCATTAAGAGAATTGAAAGAACAGGACTCAAATTTGTTGCGATGAAATTTGTGGTGTTGGACGAGGAAACATTGTGGAAGCATTATAATAAAGACGATGTGTGGTTTGAGAAAAAGGGTGGCAATATCGTTCGTGAAATGGAAGAGCGAGGCATTGCTGTAGAAAAGCCGGCTATCGAATATGGAAAAGACATTTTGCGACATCTGATCAGCTTTATGACATCAGGACCGGTTTTGGCGATGATCGTTGAGGGAAATGGGGCAACGGGTGTCGTGGCAAAACTTGTGGGTGGTACTGAGCCGTTGACTGCCGATATCGGGACGATCCGTGCAGATTTTACGATCGATTCATACGCGTTGGCGGGACTTGATGGGAGAGCTGTCCGTAATTTAGTGCATTGCTCGGAGAGTCCTTCTGAGGCTGAGAGAGAGATTGCTCTATGGTTCACGGAGGATGAGGTTATTAACTATCGTTTGGTGCAGGATGCGATCCTGTACGATGTGAATTTGGACGGTATTTTGGAGTAA